ttccgtCCTGTCTCTCACACCTGCTTCTGCTTCTTGTGCTTTGCTTTCGAGTTCGAGTTTAGCGATGGCGAGTCTCTGGCAAGCCGTGACAGGTGCAGGTCCGTTAGCAGACGATTACGCTGGTGTGGAGTTCTGGTTGAACCCGGAGCGCACCGGGTGGCTGACAAAGCAAGGAGAGTATATAAAGACATGGCGTCGGCGGTGGTTCGTGTTGAAACAAGGCAAGCTCTTCTGGTTCAAAGATTCATATGTTACGCGTATCTCTAAGCCTCGAGGAGTCATCCCTGTTGGTAATTGCCTCACCGTCAAAGGTGCTGAAGATGTTCTCAACAAGCAGTTCGCTTTCGAGCTCTCTACCAGCAGAGAGACCATGTACTTTATTGCCGATTCCgacaaggagaaagaggagtgGATCAACTCTATCGGTCGTTCAATCGTTCAGCACTCGAGATCTGTTACCGATAACGAAGTCGTTGATTACGATAGCAAGCGGTGAGGATCCAAGTATCCGATTCCCATCCGCCGTCCGTGTTCGATGCTTGTGTAGATTACAGGTGCGCCTCGATCTTGAATTTGTATCTTCAATCggttcttcttttgtttttttcgcTGCGAGAGGACGCAGTTGTTAATTTCGAAAATCCGATGTACagagctatgtttttttttttcctctgtggTTCTTTTCCTGCAATTCTTCACTCTTTCTGGCCGGATCTCGAAGTCCTCTTGGTGTAATTTTGGTGTCCTGTTGTTGTAATTTTTGTGTCTTGTGTGTAAGGAATCAGGATTgatttttctagggttttggaatttTTATATATCTTATCTTTTCGTTGAACTGTATTGTGTGGATCCATAAAATCTCGTTAAGATTATtattcttctttggttcctgTTTGTGGAAATTTAGGGTTGAATTTCCCTCACTCCTCTCTCTCAATTATGGATTAAAGGTGATTTAATTCGATAAATCCAAACATGATTCATTCTTTGTGCtcttttaatggttttttttttttttttttgcacgtCTTTGTTTAATTGCCTTTGTcgaaaaaattatgttttttttttatctaatctCATTGGTATCTGTAGAAAGGCGAACCAAGGTTTTCTCTTTCCATTGGCGCTTaatatttattgtttttctttgtttaaatGGAGATAAAATGATATGTGTCAACCTTGCTTGTTTGAGCTTAGGGCTTTGGTAAGCATGGATTTCCTGAAGTTCACATACAATACTTCTATAGGCAGTACAGCGTATTCATAGCTTTTAGCTTTGAGGGTAGCTTTGTATTGATATATTAACTCATATCTTCTATAACATATTGACATAAAGCTTCAGCTTCCTCCTTTTTGAAATCCGTGCTATGATAAAATTGCCAAGACTATTGGCTTCATGATTAAAGTTCATTGCAGTTAGTTTATTTGGTGTTTTTAGTTTAGGTTTGGGCAGGGCTTGCTAATGAAATCTGATGTTCTAGTGCCTGACCAGGATGAGGGATACTTCCTAATAGTTTCACTCAGAACTTCTATAACATATTGACATCAAACTTCAGCTTTCTCCCTTTTGAAACCATCTGTGATAGGAAAGAATTGCTAAGACTATTGGCTTAATGATTAGAGTGAATTTTAGTTAGTCTATTTGGTGTTTTTAGTTTAGGTTTGGTCAGGGCTTGCTAATAAGATCTGATTTTCTAGTGTCTAACCAGGATGAGCAGGTTGCTTATCGCTGAACTAGTGAGtttaggttttgggttggtGATGCAGGGGAATTTCTCACATACTCCCGCAGGAAGAAAGGCAAACAGCAGGCCACTTAGTGGCCATGGTTTTAACAGGGGAGCCTTTTTGTCCTTTTGGCGACATGGGCCATGTTCAGCCCATTAGTGGGCCTATTCTACCTGCCCATCTCTTGGGCCTTGAGCTAGCTAGCTCTATTTTATTTAAGTTCTTTTAATCCAGTCCAAGACCTTTACCTAGTGTACAGGGTTTACTTTTAAGTtccattttgttttaattttcctttttgctATGTAAGTTTGGGTAGGCAAGTCTTACTTAGCTagggagtcttttattttaaatagatTGAATGTAAGGCTTTTGGCCAACGATTTTTTATTGAATGAAGTTCATGTCTGAGATGGTATGCTGCTGAGAGACAATGAGGAGTGAGAAACTCTGTGATTAGAGAGATTCTGATCTAATCCTGTTGGTGGGAAATGAAAGATCCTATCCCCCCTTCCTATGCTCTGTTTTCCTTCTGAAGTGGTGTTTCATCTGTTATTTATAAAGCTTTCTGGATACTGATTTAATCTGAGATTGGGTGggaatattgtctattcaagttCCTGCTTAAGTGTTTTATCATTGAAGATTAACTTACAGCAGAT
The sequence above is a segment of the Telopea speciosissima isolate NSW1024214 ecotype Mountain lineage chromosome 7, Tspe_v1, whole genome shotgun sequence genome. Coding sequences within it:
- the LOC122667821 gene encoding pleckstrin homology domain-containing protein 1-like; the encoded protein is MASLWQAVTGAGPLADDYAGVEFWLNPERTGWLTKQGEYIKTWRRRWFVLKQGKLFWFKDSYVTRISKPRGVIPVGNCLTVKGAEDVLNKQFAFELSTSRETMYFIADSDKEKEEWINSIGRSIVQHSRSVTDNEVVDYDSKR